The Engystomops pustulosus chromosome 7, aEngPut4.maternal, whole genome shotgun sequence DNA window AAATACCCAGCAGCCCCTCATGTCTGTCATGTCATTTTTGTCCTGaaaacctctgcttatactcaagtatataccatCCATCAACATGTTGTTATTCCATATCATTAGTTGAAAAGGTACAATGTAATTTCCTAATAATGTTCCTCAGAGCCTTATCCAAGTTCCGGTTTCCATTGATTAAACTCATACAGCCCACAAATTTACTCACACAATGGAGAGGAATTATCACATACATCCACATAtcactacatggtgatacaatcACCGACAAAGCTAAGGAAATGGCGATATTAGTAACAAGAAAAAATATCACTGTCCTCAAGGCTTGGACATGGGCTTTAATGTTGGGACTTCTGAAATCACCAAAGTTTTGTTGGACCTGATTCATGTGTTTGAATAGAGAAATGACGATAACTGAGGCTGAGATGGAGAGGATCAACATTGCAGTGCTTGGCGAAATGGATAAAGCTAAAACATATTTGTATGACAGAAATAATAATGTAAGGTTTCTTTGTCTATTATTGTCTGATCCGTTCACGCTTGGATTTGATGAAATTCCTTCTGTGATATTAAGAATGATTGGGACACTAACAAGTACAGAGACGAGTATAACTGACACTAAGAGCCAGGGCAAGATCTTCTGAAAGTTCCTCTGCAGACAAATGTATAATGTATTCTTCACATTCACAATCTTCAGACAGAAGTAAACACATAGTAAGGCGGAGAACCAGATATTGCAGGGCAATATAATAAAAGACAGAACATAGTATATTCTTCCCATTATAAGACTGTTATAAATTACATTTGCAAACTTTATAATCCTCAACATTTCGTCCACAATGTTACATacactgatgctggtgatgagcTGCTCAACTTGTGGAAGCTTCTTGTCTTTTATCCAATTCAGAAGGTtcacaataaaaataaacatgtttgtTGGGGTCAAAagcaaaaaagcaataaaataacaaatgtaagagTATAATTCCAAGGACATCATTATCTCAGGATAAGAGAGAAGGAATATAACCTAGCACGACCGATGTTGCTCTGCTTGTCCTCTTACATTCAATCCTCGTTGTAACTATAACATGCTCCAGATGCAAATTACATGCAAATGAATGTTTGTATTTAAAAACAATGTACAGTACATCACAGAGATTattcttacatttttttcagtttttttgtctttCTCAATTATAGAGTTGCACCAACCTGATGTTGAGAAATATTTGTAAGTACCGtagcttatttttcttttttttcttttttatctcaATCACTTGACTACCTTTATACAGTTTTATATATCAGCTGCACACATACCCAAGGAGAACTACTATGCCATCTTTAGAGAGCTAAGATCATACTACATACCTTGTAATGTTATAGGGAATCCCCAATCTCACTTTGGGTTGCAAGGGTTCCCCGAAGAGGGAATTCCTCTGCTTCCATGTTAGCAGCTGGGGTTCTCTGGGAAAcctaccatctgtccatataaagCCACTCCCCAAGTCAGAGAGGGTTCCCCCAGACACACGGGGTCGGACATACATTATTGACTTGTTTCCAACAGTGTCGGTGCAACAATATTGGCCCTTTTTTGAAACACTCAATACGAAGCGCTCAATATGGGCAAAACTTTGAAATCATGACACTTTTCCTGATGCTCTAGATTACTAACACAACTTTTGGCACATGATTAGGGCTGCAAAATGCTGGTCTACACAGTTCTATTTAAGACTATTTTTGGTGATGAACTATTATTTAATCTCTTGCACCAAAATCTAACATTACCGCAAGATATGTAACCCAAAATTGATGAATGTTAACATTTGCTCAGGAGCCCTATGGCTCTTTACTAATACCATGAAAACCTTGACCTACAGACTTACATGTATTGTGACCTTGGGCTTCCCCCCACCTTTTATAGACAAAATTCACTTCTTTCCAAACTGCAGTTATAAGAGTTGATGACATTCTCTCTTACTTCTTCCTGATCTTCAACTGGAGATGGCAAGGTGCCCCTCATCATTTCTCTTATTTATTTTGACCATTGAAACATTGATGCAACATATAAGAGACCCTCTCTTTTCCTAACAAATCACAGTATGATACTTCACCCATAAAGTACCCACGTTTGTGGACAACCTCTCGATACTGACCATGAACATACACAACTTCTTCTACCCCTAATTAGAACTCTTCACTTCCTTCCACTATCTTGGACTTCTTTATGCAAAATAATTTCAATGAGATAAAAAGTGTTACAAGGACGTTTCAGCCCTCAGGGCCTTTGTTAACACAAAAGAAAAGATACAAatagaaaacatataaaataataaaaacatacactcactggccactttattaggtacaccatgctagtaacgggttggacccccttttgccttcagaactgcctcaattcttcgtggcatagattcaacaaggtgctggaagcattcctcagagattttggtccatattgacatgatggcatcacacagttgccgcagatttgtcggctgcacatccatgatgcgaatctcccgttccaccacatcccaaagatgctctattggattgagatctggtgactgtggaggccatttgagtacagtgaactcattgtcatgttcaagaaaccagtctgagatgattccagctttatgacatggcgcattatcctgctgaaagtagccatcagatgttgggtacattgtgatcataaagggatggacatggtcagcaacaatactcaggtaggctgtggcgttgcaacgatgctcaattggtaccaaggggcccaaagagtgccaagaaaatattccccacaccatgacaccaccaccaccaacctgaaccgttgatacgaggcaggatggatccatgctttcatgttgttgacgccaaattctgaccctaccatccgaatgtcgcagcagaaatcgagactcaccagaccaggcaacgtttttccaatcttctactgtccaatttcgatgagcttgtgcaaattgtagcctcagtttactgttcttagctgaaaggagtggcacccggtgtggtcttctgctgctgtagcccatctgcctcaaagttcgacgtactgtgcgttcagagatgctcttctgcctaccttggttgtaacgtgtggcgatttgagtcactgttgccttcgtatcagctcgaaccagtctgcccattctcctctgacctctggcatcaacaaggcatttacgcccacagaactgccgctcactggatgttttttctttttcgttattctctagagatggttgtgcgtgaaaatcccagtagattagcagtttctgaaatactcagaccagcccttctggcaccaacaaccatgccacgttcaaaggcactgaaatcacctttcttccccatactgatgctcagtttgaactgcaggagattgtcttgaccatgtctacatgcctaaatgcactgagttgctgccatgtgattggctgattagaaattaagtgttaacgagcagttggacaggtgtacctaataaagtggccggtgagtgtatatataatccAAGTAAGTTGAATATCACATGTCAATCATATAGGAAGGTGTACTCAGATATAATATTTCAAAAGCAAAATTAGCGTATACAGAAAAACTAAATAAGAGATTTTTAACAttagaaatatacatatatacagctcatatacatatacacaaaacTAGATGAAAATAGAGAGCTCTGTAGTAGTTAGGTTATCCTTGGTCCAATAATAGCATGTATCCAACACAACTATACGAGTGGTAGTGGGTTTTCACATAGTTGTAGATGGAGAAGATCAGAAGAATACAAGTAAATGTGGTATGGTAAAAAGACATGGATCATATAAGGTAGAAAACTTACCACTGAGATCTGTAATGGTTTTTGGAAAACTTATATCCTTTACGATTACCTTTACATTTACCTGACACATTCTTCACCGAAGTCAGTCCATAGAGTATCCTTTCCACTTTCTCCAAACCCAGATTTCAGGAAGGTATTAAATTTCCACAAACACTCCCAGGCAATATATCTTTCTAAAATTATTGAACAGCGCCATTAAACCATATGTAGCAGATGAGAAAACGGTGACTCAGAGACCCGAGACCCAACTCTTTGCTCCACACCATGATTAATGAAGCTAATCCATGTGAAAAAGTCCCAATTAGCATTCCCCCATGTCTCCATGACCACTGTTTCAGAGTGATAACTGCCCCAAACACATTTTAATTTCCTGAAATACCTATTAGAGGCATGACCTATAAGACTTTTGTAACCTCTGAACTTACATTTCATATTTTTATTGGCTGTAAGTATCGTACATATATCTTAGACATAATTTTTCTTGAATAATAACACATGTTTATGAATGATCaaacaataaagaaaaacatCACTCAAAATCAGATAAAAAGACCAAAATTCACATATGGAAAAGGAACACCCTTAGCAAAAGACAACAAAAAACTATATTGGTTGTTCAGCCctcaaaaattcacaaaaaaataaaaagaacaagaattaaaatacaattttttgaaaaaccaGCAATAATTATAGAACAAAATATCTATTCTACAAAATTATGCACAAGAAATCAAACCACAGTAATTTGAAATTAAAATCTAAACACGTATGTtaattaagcaaaaaaaaatacaaaaacatttacTTATAATTAATTTGACCAATTCTCAAGTCTAATAGACATCTAAAATATTAAGAATAATTCCAAAACAACTGTCAACCAGATCCTGAGAATGAAACCGATCATCCAGCACTATGGcaaatattattttattgaaaattcACCACACAACTCAGTGACAACAGGGACAAAACAGTCTGACCAATGTGTTTGATCTTAATTGGTCTTAACCAATGTTAAGGGCGACTAAGGGTGATTAAGACCATTTAAGGTCAAAAATAGTGGGTCACACTCAGGGTTGGTTCCTGGTTTCAGTAAGCCccagggcgacagagcctcagtgggcccctttgcagtgaactcattgggcggcattaaaaattctgaagctAAAACAGTTTCTCGCTACATAAATATTCCCTCATTTATAATCCCAAACAACCCTACCATGGTTActttatataaagcctccctacaccccccccagcagctctgggccttggcccttgcccaggtatgcccagtgctgtcagacttttttgTTCCTGCTGTCACTGTGCTGTGTGGTGAATTTACAATAAAATGATATTTGCCATTTCAATCCATCATAGTGCTGGATAATCGATCTAATTCTCAGGATCTGGTTGACAGTTATTTTGGAATTATTCTTATATCCTTAGATGTCCATTACACTTGAGATTTaatacaattacaggcagtccccgggttacatacaagatagggtctgcaggtttgttcttaacttgagtttgtatgtaagtcggaactgtatattttatcattgtaatcccagccagaacttttttggtctctgtgacaattggattttaaaaatgttgggttgtcataagaatcaatattaacactaaagcttcattacagacacctgtgataactgttacagctgattattgtagcctaggactaaagtacaagaaattaccaatatccagaggtctgtttgtaactatgggtcgtatgtaagtcgagttttcttaagtaggggaccgcctgtatttatcagTAATTAATTTGGGGTGAAGTTTTTCTTCAACGTTTGGATTTTGTTCTAGTTAAGTAGGAGGCTTAGGGTTTGCCTATCCGTGCACCAGGATGGAGATGAAACTAATTGGTGAACTGAACTAACTTTGTCTATGCGTGTGTAATATCTAAGAGCCTGAGAATTGGAAAGTGTTACTCAATGATTtagaataaagattatttatGCCCAGTACTGGAGATACCGGTAGCATTATTCCAATTAACTGAGGATTGTAAACTTCAGCAACAAATAATCCAGAATAGGTATTATTCTTTACTTACCATAGAGATTCAGTCATCTAGTAATAGGTAATATCCATAGGTCCGCATTATGGCTGAAATGAATTAAATGTCTATATTAATGAAGTATGCATCAATCTCTATAAAATTAGGACATCGTAGAAATGTCTCAATACTTTCATTCCACATCATTAGATGTGTTTGTACGATGTAATTTACTAAATATGTTCTTGAGAGTCTTATTCAGGTTCCGGTTCCCTTTGATTAAATTCCAGCAGACTACAACTTTACTTAAAGAATAGAAAGGATATATCAGAAACTTCCATATTTCATCATGAGTTATAACATTTACCGAGAAAACTAACAAAATGATGACATTAGTAACAAGAAAAGATATTATGGTGCTCAAGGCTTGGACATGGGCTTTCATGTTGGGACTTCTAAAGCCACCAAAGCTTTGTTGGACCTGATTTATGTGTTTCAATAGAGAATTGACGATAGTAATGGCTGAGATGGGGAGGATCAACATTGCAATCCATGATAAAGTCATATAAGATAAAATATCTTTAGTTTTAATATTCATTAATGCAAATTTACTTTGCCTATTTATGGCTGAGGTGTTGAGTTTTGTATTTGAAGGATCTTCTTTTGTGATGTTAAGAATGAATGGGACACTCACAAGTACAGACCCCAGTATAGCTGACACGAAGAGCCAGGGCAAGATCTTCTGAAAGCTCCTCTGCAGACAGATGTATAATGTATTCTTCACATTCACAATCTTCAGACAGAAGTAAACACAGAGGAAGGTGGAGAACCAGACATTGCAGGACATCACCGTACAAGACAATGCAAAGTGAATTTTTAGGAGCAATAAATCATTGCAAATATTTTCAATAAATCTTATAGACTTTATCACCTCCTCTAAAATATAACATACAATGATGCTTGTGATGAGTTGATCAACTTGTAAAAGTTTCTTATCTTTTATCCAATTCAGGAgattaacaataaaaataaacatgtttgtTGGAAtcataaaacagaaaataaataattctaatgtgtaagcaaataattgaaatgGCATCAACATTGTTGGTTAAGAAGGAACAAGCTCAACCTCCCACAATCGGTGCTGCCCAACTTGTCTTCTTCCACTCAGTCCTCCGTGTAACTATAACATGATACAGATGCAAATTACATTGGCTCGTAATAGATAGATTCATAAGTCACAGATATAACCTGCTCTTTTTCTGTCTCCTATTTGCTTTCAAATCTAAAAATGCAAAGTTCCGGTCTGTGCCAAAACCGATGACGGGTGTTACCGAAGGAGGAGGGTACCGAAGCTGGACCCAGACCCAAACAGAGTTTTGAAGTTTTGAACCCACCAGAGCCATCCCTCAACCCAGGTTTTACCACAAGACATCGACCACACAGCGACTCTACTCATAAATAATCACAGTATATGGATTTTACTTCTTGTAATGCACTGAATAAAATCAGCGATAGAATTCCAGCCCAAAATCAACAACTCAAACTAGTAGCACATAAAAATAGCAATGTACATTTCAGTATGGTTTTAGCTGGTAGCCCCACTGATATATGCTGCCTATGACTCTAAGCAAtcttagtgtatatggggtacactaAGTAGTAGATTATGAGCCAGTGAGATGATTAATCATGTCCATTAAAGTCTTATCCAATTTACTTTCCTTTAAACAGTCCTTCACAGGTAACAATATTACACACATAATTTAATACAATTCCATATGgcagataaaaaatataaaattaaaaaatactatGAAATGGTTACAATTTTTTGtgcatataatttttattttcccattaaagaaaattaaaattaattaattcTATATTGTAATTTTTTCGCAACTAACCAACAGGGAGACCTCAACTGAGAAAACCAGTGCAAGCTGACACCTGTAACAGGACTGCTGTAAAGGTGGGCTGGCTATGCATAgctctggtgatgtcacagccacCTAATATACCTACAAACAATTTCAACAGGGTTAGAAGTAAAGGCACAGGagagaaaatggaaaaagtccaaAAATGCCACACAGTTCAAATAATAAGTAAATATTTTCTCCGCTTCTACGTCCTTCACTGTTCCAAAAACGGCAAGACAATTAGAAAGACAGTACCTTTGTAACTCCAGTTTGGAGCAAACAAGTAGAGTAGATTACCTCTACTCATGTACTCGTGTTCTGTAGGTACTGAGTTACTGGGGAACCAGTTATTATATTTTACTGGTCTGTTGAGAGGACCTACCTACACATCACAATGGTACAAACAATTCCTCCCCTTCCAAATTTTTGTGCAATATAATGTTAGTATTTCCATTTTCTCCTAAATCTAATAAACATTGATATATGAATATTTAATAATGCACATAGATACAATatttatgagttgcaaaatgactaGAAAATACagtccagacattgacaagttttaaatattttttttcatttgaaaacaTAATTCTCTCCTTTAAACTTTGCTTTCATCGGATAATGTTCTGCAATTACAGCAATACAGGCCTATCGGATTCTAGCAGCTAATTTGCTGAGATAATCTGGAGACATTTCACCTGAtacttccagaagcccctcccacaagttggatcggCTTGGTGGCCACTTTTTGCATACCACATGGTCAAGCTGTTCCAACAACAGCTCAatagggttgagatctggtgacttggCGGCCCCTCCGTTACAGATAGATACCAAttacctgcttcttcctgcaTAATTTGAAGGTGCTTTGGGTCATtctcctgttgtaggatgaaattggacCCAATCAAGGACTGTCTACAGGGTATGGCATGTCGCTGAAGTATGGAGTGATAGCATTCTCCGACTTTACCAGCACCAAGGCAACCCCAGACCACCACATGACCTTCACCATGCATGACAGATAGCGtcaggcatcttccagcatcatttcagttgttctgcatctcacaaatgttcttctgtgtgatccaaaacCGCAAACTTAGATTCTTCTGTCCAaaacacttttttccaatcttcctctgtccaatgtctgtgttcttttgtccatattaatattttccttttattagccagtctcagatatggctttttctctgccactctgccctgaaggccagcatTCTGGAGTTGCCTCATCACTGCAGAGGTTGACACTGGCATTTGGAAGGTGCTATTTAATGAggctgccagttgaggacctcTGAGGTGtcggtttctcaaactagagactctaacgtacttgtcttgttgcttattTGTGCAGTGGGGCTCCGACATTTCTACTCTGTTCTAATCTCTCTACACTGGTTGTAGCCTGTCTGTGCTCTCCTCCGAAGGAAGCAGTACACACTGTTGTAGGATTTAGTTTATTGGCAATTTGTTGCATGGAAAGGCCTTAATTTCTTAGAACAAGAATCGACTGTCACGTTTCATATGTGAGTTCTCTTTTTCTGGCCATtttgagagtttcatagaacaaacaaatgtgattctCTAGATTTATAGCTTCtttaatcagccaaactgttttcagctgtgctagcatacttggataagggttttctaaacatccattagccttcttacatAGTTGGCAAACACAacgtggcagatttatcaagctctctaaaagtaagaatgttcttagtttaccatggcaaccaattgcagctccccgttaaaatattaatgagcactggaAAAATGAAATTTGAGCTGTAACTGGTTTaaatgggcaactaagcacattattACTTTTAGCGGTAGTGTATATACATTTGAGCATTCGAGTGGTAATGTATATATGCGCATGAACACAagcgtatatatataaatatacgtgTACATGCTTAGACTTAtacgtgtatatacacacacctatttATACATGTCtatatgcatatacacatatatatagacatacagatatacagtgcattGCAAAAGCATTCGGCCCACTTAAACTTTTCTACCTTCTGCcacatttcatagtatcatagtatataaggctggaaaaagacgcaagtccatcaagtccaacctttaagaattaaataaatgttttatccccataatattttttctctccagaaagtcatagagtcggccataacaacctcctgcggcagagagttccatagtctcactgctcttacagtaaagaacctttgtctatgttgatggtaaaatcatcTCTCCAgataccagtatatctattccataaggaacagactccccttaattggcaatgtctccttacggagaacacctactgtctgacccaagtcaatagcctctcactcagccaaatcagttccctgcgctgtactgaggagacccaaccaggtcgaaacagtgctgtctacagttgggagtctgttccttatggaatagatatactgttttggcttaatcccacatcatgtttttagacttcttgtaggtcatacttggtggtaaaggggctgcctttcaagatagcaaagggagacattgttttccatttaacacctcagAAAACGTACTTCCcataattccctagtggagcatctatggctttaagactccacacgcctttaaggtggccttaattggcaatgtctccttaaggagaacaccctgacccttgtcctggtcacaggcctaggtataaaaagatctttggagagatccttgtactgtccattcaggtatttgtacattttaataaggtctcccctcagtcatctttttacTAAACTGATGTTTCACATTTgtaaaatctttttgtatccaaatctggCATTAAACTTCTCCACATCAGTATCACaaacctgcctggtgtgttccttggtcttcatgatgtagaacccttaggctacattcacactaacgtatgggggacgtatatacggccgacgtatatacggccgatatacgtcccccataaacttctatgggcgcacggcaccctacgggagcggtacggtgccgcacacgtgcggcaccgtaccgttccgtacccgggaaaaagataggacctgtcctatcttttcccgtaatacggcgccgtgtgccataggttgctatggagaggggcgggggtgagctgcgctcacctcctcctcctctccccgtacactgccattgcccgctacggtacgggcgggcaacggcagtgtgaatatagccttagactatcacagagcagttgGCTTTATACAGAGACTTGGTTACACACAAGTGGATTACATTTATCATCTTCAGTCATtgaggacaacattggatcagtcagagatcctcactgaacttctggagtaagtttgctgcactgaaagtaaaggggccgaataatattgcagtctccacttttcagtttattattttttgtaaatgtttaaaatatccaatacattccattccacttcaaaattgtgtcccacttgtttttGATTCCTCaccaaaaaattgcaatttcATATCTAAATGTGGCATCtctttttgcttctttttttaaGTACAATCTGTAACTGGAAAATTTAAATTACAAGCaaattttatttgcatctagatCATACTATAGTTACACTAATGTAGGACAAGTAGAgcatcctccatcctggtgggtTGTATTTGTTCATTCTTATCCAGATCTGACAATGGCCTTGGATTTATTTACCTACTTttcagattttattattttattattcttgaCACCAATATACCTGTTTATTTGTGTTGTTATTCTCCTGAATTGGATAAAAGACAAGACACTTCCCCAAGTTGACCAACTTATCGTCGGCATCAGTGTATGTAACATTGTGGAGGAAATGATGAGGTCCATAAGACTTCTTGATATAGTTTACAGCAGTAGGAGGATTATAAAAATTCATGTTCCTCTGTGTTTTCTGGCCATGTCCTGCAATGTCTGGTTCTCCACCTTCCTCTGTGTTTACTTCTGTCTGAAGATTGTGAATGTGAAGAATACATTATACATCTGTCTGCAGAGGAACTTTCAGAAGGTTTTCCCTCGACTTTTCATATCAGCTATACTGGGGTCTGTACTTGTGTGTGTCCCTTTCATTCTTAAAGTCATTGAAGAAACTTCAGCAGTCAATATGTCTACCATAAATAAGAAAAGAAACCTCAGAGACATTGTTATAACATACAGAGATAGTTCAGCTTTTATAATTCTGTCCTGGACTGCATTGTTGATCCTCTCCATCTCAGCCTTAGCTATCGTCACTTCTCTATTCAAACATATGAATCAGGTCCAAGAAAACTTTGGTGGTTTCAGAAGTCCCAACATGAAAGCCCATGTCCAAGCCTTGAAGACCATAATATTTTTTCTCCTTATCAATTTCCTTATGCTCATTACAGCAACAGCAAATATAACTCTGCAAGAAATGACATTGCACTATGTGATAATTCCTCTCTATAGTGTAACTAAAGCGATGGTCTGCTGGAGTTTAATCAAAGGGAACTGGAACCTGGATAAGACGATGAGGAACATCTTGAGGAAATTGCATTATCCAAAGAAATTTAATGACAAAGACTAAATTATTGTACATATATTGTATGTAACACACAACTCTGCTAAGGGACCTCAGGAGGGATGGGGCAAGAGGACTTCATAGCTGCACACAGATACTGCTGGGCCAATTGTAGCTGCTATGAGACGTACCAGCAGTATGGGCAGGcagtagctgagcagacacttcataatccctctagtgctgtgagatgctgtgtcctgacaatgtgcttagattatcacggTACAGATATCATGAGTCATgaaatggatataagacacaatgacacactcagctctgctatctcacctgtAACACACACGGTCTGCTctgatatgcccccccccccttccatcaGATATAGAGcctatcttgtttgtagagctgCTGCTGTTTCTTCTACAAAGTTCAGAACCAGAGTGGGTATTTTTATTCTACTATAATTAACAGTTAGTTAGATGTTCACTTTATTGTTGTTCAATTATTGGATAAATTCTTCTAATACTCTACatgtatatattaataataaaaataataataatcattcctttatttatatagagctaaCATATATTGCAGCGCTGCACTGAGCTTGCCAAGTCGGTCCTTTtccccaacggggctcacaatctaataggTACGGCTTCCAGAGAGTGGGAGGAAATCAATGCAAACACAGaatgaacatacaaactctttgcacagGTTTCCctggatgggactcgaacccaggaccacagcactgcaaggctgtagtgctaaccactgagccactgtgctgcccacagCATTATATCATCAGTGTAGCACCTCCATGTAACTAGATTATTTGTCATAAATTGTATTTCATCCTTGAAAACAAACCCCTCTTATCATCAAAGGTAGAGGTTTGTGAATATGGGTGTCAGGCTgcacccttaccgacatgtgacgtaattctACATCGGGTGCGAGCCCTCTCCAAAGccggtgagtctttgctgcatattgcaacaaaggcttaccggtaacacccgtggttgTTGCCAGCACCGGTCAAAGGTGTCTTCCCACTGATCGGCGCTTGgcgcatgggcaccaccatctttctgaggatcgttgctccccgtgacgtcacaggGGAGCAAAGttcgttgccatggcagcctcgggtctttgggtTAACCCAGcacgttgtaatgaatgatgtgtaaaatcaccatatactgccatatacactcaccggccactttattaggtacaccatg harbors:
- the LOC140070166 gene encoding taste receptor type 2 member 114-like — protein: MSCNVWFSTFLCVYFCLKIVNVKNTLYICLQRNFQKVFPRLFISAILGSVLVCVPFILKVIEETSAVNMSTINKKRNLRDIVITYRDSSAFIILSWTALLILSISALAIVTSLFKHMNQVQENFGGFRSPNMKAHVQALKTIIFFLLINFLMLITATANITLQEMTLHYVIIPLYSVTKAMVCWSLIKGNWNLDKTMRNILRKLHYPKKFNDKD